In bacterium, the sequence GGGCTCCCTTTTTGGACGCGAAGTCGTTTGTTTCGTTTTCTTACCCCGCTTGACCATCGCGTTGGCAATGGGGGATTCTCACTCCGCCGTATCCGAACCATGTATCAGGCCTTGACCTGCCTGAAACGCACACTCCGGGCCTGGGGCGGACGCAATGAGGATCAATTTTGGAGCGTCGCCGTCCCGGAATGCTGGTGGTGGCGATATCGCACCCCGGGTGTTCGTGAGGCGCTCTCTTTTGCATTCGAGGAGAACCCCTCTTCTTCATTTGAACTGACAGGCAAGCGACTTCCTTTCGGGTGCCACGCCTGGGAACAATATGAACCCGAATTTTGGCTTCCACACTTTGATGCGGTCAACTGCCACTTCGATCTCGAGGCGGCACGGTCGGCGCACCGCGCCCGCCCCAAAAATCGAAAACGTTAGAGAACTTTAATGGATAAACATCTAACTCCTGCCCGAAACGGAACTCTCCCCCTCATCATAGGATTCCTTT encodes:
- a CDS encoding DUF5672 family protein; amino-acid sequence: MNKVVIIIPVYREILHPLEKIGVDRCLHILAKHPMIVIAPQGLTIPAPLNTLPCQYFAPEYFTSISTYSRLLLSREFYARFLSYEYMLLHQLDVFVFRDELREWCNRGYDYIGAPWIDELWPNEPPIRQGLPFWTRSRLFRFLTPLDHRVGNGGFSLRRIRTMYQALTCLKRTLRAWGGRNEDQFWSVAVPECWWWRYRTPGVREALSFAFEENPSSSFELTGKRLPFGCHAWEQYEPEFWLPHFDAVNCHFDLEAARSAHRARPKNRKR